The Crocinitomicaceae bacterium genome includes a region encoding these proteins:
- a CDS encoding type II toxin-antitoxin system RelE/ParE family toxin: MKKVRHVIAYKNYFEDFLKSHPKKIQDKIYKVIEIIETFERVPNTYLKALKGTDGLYEARIKLGSNIWRVFCFFDEGKLVILLNGFAKKTEKTPSKEIAKAEKLMSEYYQEKKRK, encoded by the coding sequence ATTAAAAAGGTTCGTCACGTTATAGCATATAAGAATTACTTCGAAGACTTCTTAAAGTCGCATCCGAAGAAAATTCAAGACAAAATCTATAAGGTCATTGAAATTATTGAAACCTTTGAGCGTGTTCCGAACACATACTTAAAAGCATTAAAAGGAACGGACGGACTGTATGAAGCAAGAATTAAATTAGGTTCAAATATTTGGCGAGTATTTTGCTTTTTTGACGAAGGAAAACTTGTGATTCTTTTAAACGGCTTTGCAAAAAAGACGGAAAAAACACCTTCGAAGGAAATTGCAAAAGCTGAAAAATTAATGAGTGAATATTACCAAGAAAAAAAACGAAAATGA
- a CDS encoding helix-turn-helix transcriptional regulator gives MKNTKSWSDIKDNVYGKKGTERRDQLDRDTETFKIGLLLRESREKRNLTQQDLAELVDKKRTYISRVENDGSNITLRTLFDIVEKGLGGKVKIVIDL, from the coding sequence ATGAAAAACACAAAAAGTTGGAGCGACATAAAAGACAACGTATACGGAAAAAAGGGTACTGAGAGAAGGGATCAACTTGATCGTGATACGGAAACATTTAAAATCGGACTTCTCTTGCGCGAATCTCGTGAAAAGAGAAATTTAACTCAACAAGATTTGGCCGAACTCGTTGACAAAAAACGAACTTATATTTCACGCGTTGAAAACGACGGAAGCAATATTACTTTGAGAACTTTATTTGATATTGTTGAAAAAGGACTTGGTGGTAAAGTCAAAATCGTAATTGACTTGTAA
- a CDS encoding type II toxin-antitoxin system RelE/ParE family toxin: protein MKAERQIIFHKHHFLEFYLNQKVKVQEKIEYAFKIIRTVDKVPKKFLDHMTGADGIYEIRVEVGSDIFRIFCCFDKGNLVVLFNGFQKKTQKTPKQELELAEKLKKEYFESKNIK, encoded by the coding sequence GTGAAGGCTGAGAGACAAATCATTTTCCATAAACACCACTTTCTGGAATTTTATCTAAATCAGAAAGTAAAAGTTCAGGAAAAAATCGAATACGCGTTTAAAATTATTCGGACAGTTGATAAAGTTCCCAAGAAGTTTCTTGATCACATGACCGGAGCAGATGGAATATATGAGATCCGGGTGGAAGTTGGGAGTGACATTTTTCGAATTTTCTGCTGCTTTGATAAAGGTAACTTGGTTGTTCTATTCAATGGTTTTCAAAAGAAAACACAAAAAACACCGAAACAGGAATTGGAGTTAGCTGAAAAATTAAAAAAAGAATATTTTGAATCAAAAAATATAAAGTAA
- a CDS encoding helix-turn-helix transcriptional regulator: MAKKSIKSARTFDELLDIKYGKIGSKKRDQFEEKAQYFVISEMLKEARKKANMTQDELAAKVGTKKSYISRLENGKCDIQLSTLYRIFEHGLGRPINLLIG, translated from the coding sequence ATGGCAAAGAAAAGTATCAAATCAGCTAGAACATTTGACGAACTTCTTGATATTAAATACGGGAAAATCGGATCAAAAAAACGCGACCAATTCGAAGAGAAGGCGCAGTATTTTGTAATTAGCGAAATGCTCAAAGAAGCAAGAAAAAAGGCGAATATGACTCAAGACGAATTAGCCGCAAAGGTCGGGACTAAAAAGAGTTATATATCGAGACTTGAAAATGGAAAATGTGATATCCAACTCTCGACTCTTTACCGAATCTTTGAACACGGACTAGGAAGACCCATTAACTTGCTCATTGGGTGA
- a CDS encoding nucleoside triphosphate pyrophosphohydrolase family protein, with protein MSKEITLAQVIAHVETFHKAFGIKNQYAPTAELTAADVMLRYKLMREENEEYLEAAQKGDLVEIADALGDQLYILCGTILSHGLQYKIAEVFEEIQRSNMSKLDKDGKPIYREDGKVMKSELYSKPDIASILVG; from the coding sequence ATGAGCAAAGAGATAACGCTTGCCCAAGTAATAGCCCATGTAGAAACCTTTCACAAGGCATTTGGAATTAAGAATCAGTACGCGCCAACCGCTGAACTCACTGCGGCAGATGTCATGCTGAGATATAAACTCATGCGTGAAGAAAATGAAGAATACCTTGAAGCTGCCCAGAAAGGTGATTTGGTTGAAATTGCTGATGCGCTGGGAGATCAACTGTACATTTTGTGTGGCACTATTTTAAGTCATGGCTTGCAGTATAAAATTGCCGAAGTGTTTGAAGAAATTCAGCGAAGCAACATGAGCAAATTAGATAAAGACGGAAAACCAATTTACCGTGAAGACGGGAAAGTGATGAAATCAGAACTTTACAGCAAACCGGATATTGCGAGTATTTTGGTGGGGTGA
- a CDS encoding SpoIIE family protein phosphatase, producing the protein MQRVLLTSLLLCGYLAFGQDYYPPIVNYSSQQYGKERNPETYCAVQDLRGVMYFGTGNGVLEFDGQQWDFVIVQSGSVVRSLGLDSNGVVYVGATGDFGYLKPNQMGELVYESIAKKLPEEDQFFSDIWKIHANQNTVYFQSQETIFEYDIASGTIKSHYPIASFHLSYMLNGELFVRAREVGIQKMVNGELQTLPGTEMFSGFGLFGVYQTQDDSLLFISQEIGLWKWKNGAARLLNELNSFSLNSFGTLGSYKLSEGSIALSSVTNGILIIDEWGRVKKKIDRSKGLRSNDVKGIFEDRDQNLWLPLGNGIAKVNYHSPLSYFNEKSGIEGNVEAIIRFKNVLYVATSFGLFSQDMTEPRETEFVNTHVVHDQVWDFCVVGNEMYIASSQGIFVTDGNGNYRRLTETNANVIFYHDASKHFVSAGSGGISIYNQQFSPVWFTTDIAAQRFLSAEADPNDSTAVWIGSVGQGLFRITFKDEIKLDQYGFADGLIDDQVSEPILFQKGIVFGSSQGLLRFIHEDDMVKDLPDSLKNDPLYYRGMFEGYSLYDSIFAAKIMLVQEDKDRTWYCADDKIGFYDLNEKSFINKPFWGINYGRINEFYLESNGVFWIGCADGLIRYEKNDQKRYKSNFFALIREFSIDRDSVIFSGAFADDKGNVMKSQNENGKIEFAYLYNDVYFRFSAPYFEDEHTPEFSFILEGHDDEWSEWSTKSEANFTNLHEGDYTFKVKARNIYGHFSEEASFKFTVLPPWYRTAWAYFLYVLAFIIILFVGVKISSVRLKKQNQWLEGVVAERTREIQDKNEVLEHQKKEIQDSINYAKRIQVAILPLEAEMKKWMPESFILFRPKDVVSGDFYWFQEKDNKLIVVCADCTGHGVPGAFMSMIGSDRLNNIVNEMRILNPGQILSELSRAIKKSLKQDGEKGATRDGMDAAICTIDLKTNTLLYAGANRPLWLVENNEVSEIKANKVAVAGFTPDDQVFDEHTIQLKPGLKFYMTSDGYADQFGGDKGKKYMVKNMKEFILNHCFEAYQEQRNHLENELLRWMGDHEQVDDVCVIGFDCSSIINKA; encoded by the coding sequence ATGCAAAGGGTTTTACTAACAAGCTTATTGCTGTGTGGATATCTTGCTTTTGGCCAGGATTATTATCCACCCATTGTGAATTATTCAAGTCAACAATACGGTAAAGAAAGAAATCCTGAAACGTATTGTGCCGTGCAAGATTTGCGCGGGGTCATGTATTTTGGAACCGGTAACGGCGTGCTTGAATTTGATGGTCAGCAATGGGATTTTGTGATTGTTCAATCAGGCTCTGTTGTAAGGTCACTTGGTTTAGATAGCAATGGCGTTGTATATGTTGGTGCAACGGGTGATTTTGGATACCTCAAACCAAATCAAATGGGTGAATTGGTTTATGAGTCTATCGCTAAAAAACTTCCTGAAGAAGATCAATTTTTTTCTGATATCTGGAAAATTCACGCGAACCAAAACACGGTCTACTTTCAAAGTCAGGAAACTATTTTTGAATATGATATCGCATCGGGCACTATAAAATCTCATTACCCTATTGCAAGTTTTCACCTTAGTTATATGCTCAACGGTGAACTCTTTGTGCGCGCCCGTGAAGTGGGTATTCAAAAAATGGTGAATGGTGAATTGCAAACTTTACCGGGTACTGAAATGTTCAGTGGTTTCGGGCTGTTTGGAGTATATCAAACCCAAGATGATTCGCTCTTATTCATCTCTCAGGAAATTGGTTTGTGGAAATGGAAAAACGGAGCCGCTAGATTATTGAATGAATTAAATTCTTTTTCTCTCAACTCATTTGGCACCCTGGGTTCTTATAAATTAAGTGAAGGTAGTATTGCTTTGAGCAGTGTAACAAATGGCATTCTCATCATTGATGAATGGGGTAGAGTGAAGAAAAAAATTGACCGCTCAAAAGGTTTGCGCAGCAATGATGTAAAGGGAATTTTTGAAGATCGTGATCAGAATCTCTGGCTGCCATTAGGGAACGGAATTGCGAAAGTAAATTATCATTCTCCTCTTTCTTACTTCAATGAAAAGTCAGGCATAGAAGGCAATGTTGAAGCCATTATCCGGTTTAAAAATGTATTGTATGTTGCTACTTCTTTCGGGCTTTTTTCGCAAGATATGACTGAGCCGCGTGAAACTGAATTTGTGAACACGCATGTGGTGCATGATCAGGTTTGGGATTTTTGTGTGGTAGGGAATGAAATGTACATTGCAAGTTCTCAGGGAATTTTTGTGACTGATGGCAACGGCAATTACAGACGATTGACAGAGACCAACGCTAACGTCATTTTCTATCATGATGCAAGCAAACATTTTGTTTCAGCAGGTTCGGGTGGTATTTCAATTTATAATCAGCAATTCAGTCCGGTTTGGTTTACTACTGATATTGCCGCACAACGTTTTTTAAGTGCAGAGGCTGATCCTAACGACAGCACGGCTGTTTGGATTGGTAGTGTTGGTCAAGGTCTTTTCAGAATTACGTTTAAAGATGAAATTAAATTAGATCAGTATGGTTTTGCTGATGGGTTAATTGATGATCAGGTGAGTGAGCCCATTTTATTTCAAAAGGGAATTGTATTTGGTTCAAGTCAAGGGCTTCTCCGATTTATTCATGAAGATGATATGGTGAAAGATTTGCCTGACAGTTTGAAAAATGATCCATTATATTACCGTGGAATGTTTGAAGGATATTCACTCTATGATTCCATTTTTGCGGCTAAAATTATGTTGGTGCAAGAAGATAAAGACCGTACCTGGTATTGCGCTGATGACAAAATTGGATTTTATGATTTGAATGAAAAATCGTTCATCAATAAACCTTTTTGGGGTATCAACTACGGACGCATTAACGAATTTTATCTTGAAAGCAATGGGGTGTTTTGGATTGGTTGTGCTGATGGGTTAATACGGTATGAAAAAAATGATCAAAAAAGATATAAATCTAATTTCTTTGCGCTGATACGTGAATTTTCAATTGACCGTGACAGTGTGATTTTTAGTGGCGCATTTGCTGATGACAAGGGCAACGTGATGAAATCACAAAATGAAAATGGAAAAATTGAATTTGCATATCTATACAATGATGTATACTTCCGTTTTTCTGCACCCTATTTTGAAGATGAGCATACTCCTGAATTCTCTTTTATACTTGAAGGGCATGATGATGAATGGTCAGAGTGGAGTACAAAAAGTGAAGCCAATTTTACCAACTTGCATGAAGGGGATTATACCTTTAAAGTAAAGGCAAGAAATATTTATGGTCATTTTTCAGAAGAGGCTTCTTTCAAATTTACGGTGCTACCACCGTGGTATCGCACGGCTTGGGCATATTTTCTTTATGTGTTAGCTTTTATTATTATACTTTTTGTTGGGGTAAAAATAAGTTCAGTCAGATTGAAAAAACAAAATCAATGGCTTGAAGGAGTAGTTGCTGAACGCACACGTGAGATTCAAGACAAGAATGAAGTACTTGAACATCAGAAAAAAGAAATTCAGGATAGTATTAATTACGCCAAAAGAATTCAAGTGGCCATTTTGCCTCTGGAAGCTGAAATGAAAAAATGGATGCCTGAATCATTCATCTTGTTCCGCCCGAAAGATGTGGTATCCGGAGATTTTTACTGGTTTCAGGAAAAAGATAATAAACTGATTGTAGTTTGCGCTGACTGTACAGGACACGGTGTTCCGGGTGCGTTCATGAGTATGATTGGCTCTGATAGACTAAATAATATTGTCAATGAAATGCGTATTCTCAATCCCGGTCAAATATTGTCTGAGCTAAGCAGGGCCATTAAAAAATCACTGAAGCAAGATGGTGAAAAAGGCGCCACCCGTGATGGTATGGATGCCGCAATATGTACCATTGACTTGAAAACAAATACACTTTTATATGCAGGGGCTAATCGTCCGCTTTGGCTGGTTGAAAATAATGAGGTATCTGAGATTAAGGCAAACAAAGTGGCTGTTGCAGGTTTCACACCGGATGATCAGGTTTTTGATGAACATACAATTCAACTCAAACCGGGACTTAAATTCTATATGACCAGTGACGGTTATGCTGATCAGTTTGGTGGTGACAAAGGCAAAAAATACATGGTGAAAAATATGAAAGAATTTATTCTCAACCATTGTTTTGAAGCATATCAAGAACAGAGAAATCATCTTGAAAATGAATTGTTACGATGGATGGGTGATCATGAACAAGTTGATGACGTATGTGTGATTGGCTTTGATTGCTCTTCAATTATCAACAAAGCATAA
- the rplS gene encoding 50S ribosomal protein L19 produces MNNIVKEVQKELLGASKVPAFKSGATVTVHYKIKEGNKERIQQFQGVVIQRRGSGETETFTVRKMSGNVGVERIIPVTSPFIDKVEVNKEGDVRRARIFYFRERTGKSARIREKRNYSKEEK; encoded by the coding sequence ATGAACAATATTGTAAAAGAGGTACAAAAAGAATTGCTGGGAGCAAGCAAAGTACCTGCGTTTAAATCTGGTGCAACTGTTACAGTTCATTATAAAATTAAAGAAGGAAATAAAGAGCGTATTCAGCAATTCCAAGGAGTTGTTATTCAACGTCGCGGTAGTGGAGAAACAGAAACTTTCACTGTTCGCAAAATGTCTGGTAACGTTGGTGTTGAGCGTATTATCCCGGTAACTTCTCCATTCATTGATAAAGTTGAAGTAAACAAAGAAGGAGATGTTCGCAGAGCACGTATTTTCTATTTCAGAGAGCGTACAGGGAAATCTGCCCGTATTCGTGAAAAAAGAAATTACTCAAAAGAAGAAAAATAA
- a CDS encoding NAD(P)/FAD-dependent oxidoreductase, whose product MSNEHYDVVVIGGGPAGYAAAMRAIDFGKRVCLIERGKIGGAGVYHGALSSKTLWELSQRVKNVNETIVSVGRSRFEISWEEVKKTLDEAVFERKFQYSCHLKLLTTERQDLFSYHRGHGKMISPNQVLISRENEEDILVDTDYIILATGSRPNKLANIPVDEHIIMTSDAIENMRDYPKSLVVVGAGVIGCEYATIFSNFGKTKVYLIDRAETILPFEDDDITKIVSNNLEKHGVTIHHSAQLVRMNIVDGEVEYEIESNGKREVIRVEKALLAVGRVPNIENIGMEELGIKMGKQGKHIGDDDTQTNIPNVYAVGDCSGRIMLVNMGELEARHAIEKIFDNKEKRLSYDNICTIMFLEPEVAAVGMNEKQVLRDNIPVKIVKLDYSVMSRAIAMRKTEGFFKIIVTNDDEMKILGMRAVGEHASTAIQAVALLIQTKRGIAELSELIHPHPSIAEGVQECVRMLLNKSIFKSSVFKDKLACYSLVNGVKTHLQRL is encoded by the coding sequence ATGAGTAACGAGCATTATGATGTTGTTGTAATCGGCGGTGGTCCGGCGGGATATGCCGCAGCCATGAGAGCTATTGATTTTGGAAAACGTGTTTGCCTCATTGAGCGCGGTAAAATTGGTGGTGCAGGTGTTTATCACGGTGCGCTTAGTTCAAAAACTTTGTGGGAATTATCACAAAGGGTAAAAAACGTCAATGAAACTATTGTTTCAGTTGGCAGAAGTCGTTTTGAAATATCTTGGGAAGAAGTTAAAAAAACTTTAGATGAAGCAGTATTTGAAAGAAAATTTCAATACTCATGTCATCTCAAATTACTCACTACTGAAAGACAAGATTTGTTCAGCTATCACCGTGGACACGGCAAAATGATCAGCCCAAATCAAGTATTGATTTCTCGGGAGAATGAAGAAGACATTCTTGTTGACACGGATTACATTATTCTGGCAACCGGCAGCCGCCCAAATAAACTCGCTAACATTCCCGTAGATGAACACATCATTATGACTAGTGACGCAATTGAAAACATGCGTGATTACCCAAAAAGTTTGGTTGTTGTGGGTGCCGGTGTTATTGGTTGTGAGTATGCTACTATCTTTTCAAATTTTGGAAAAACAAAAGTATATCTCATTGACCGCGCTGAAACTATTCTACCTTTTGAAGATGATGATATCACAAAAATTGTTTCTAATAATCTTGAAAAACATGGTGTAACAATTCATCACAGCGCACAATTAGTGAGAATGAATATTGTTGATGGCGAAGTAGAATATGAAATTGAATCCAATGGAAAGCGTGAAGTGATCAGAGTTGAAAAGGCTTTGTTAGCAGTTGGGCGGGTACCCAATATTGAAAACATTGGTATGGAGGAATTGGGCATAAAAATGGGTAAGCAGGGCAAACATATTGGAGACGATGATACCCAAACCAATATTCCTAATGTTTATGCAGTGGGAGATTGCTCAGGTCGCATTATGTTGGTTAATATGGGTGAATTGGAAGCCCGTCACGCCATTGAAAAAATATTTGACAACAAAGAAAAACGACTTTCTTATGACAATATCTGCACTATCATGTTTCTTGAACCGGAGGTTGCGGCAGTTGGAATGAATGAAAAACAAGTGTTGAGAGATAATATTCCGGTTAAAATTGTAAAGCTTGATTATTCAGTAATGTCTAGAGCAATTGCCATGAGAAAGACAGAGGGATTTTTTAAAATCATTGTCACCAATGATGATGAAATGAAAATTTTGGGCATGCGCGCAGTGGGTGAACATGCTTCAACTGCCATTCAAGCGGTAGCCTTGTTAATTCAAACCAAACGTGGAATTGCTGAATTATCAGAACTCATTCACCCTCACCCTTCCATTGCTGAAGGTGTGCAAGAATGTGTGAGAATGTTGTTAAACAAATCCATTTTTAAATCATCTGTATTCAAAGATAAACTAGCCTGTTACAGCCTTGTAAACGGTGTTAAAACACATTTGCAACGTTTGTGA
- a CDS encoding YkgJ family cysteine cluster protein, protein MADRLKLEEKEMMKQLQKIPSNQLDKLFHEAHTKVFRKFDCLTCANCCKTTGPRFTSTDIQRLAKLFKLKTAQFIDAYLRLDEDGDYVLQKLPCAFLLDDNKCFIYDQRPLACKEYPHTNRVNMKQILKLTVKNTEICPAVEEIVSQIIVKK, encoded by the coding sequence ATGGCTGACAGACTGAAACTTGAAGAAAAGGAAATGATGAAACAACTTCAAAAAATTCCTTCAAATCAGTTGGATAAGTTATTTCATGAAGCGCACACCAAAGTGTTTCGTAAATTTGATTGTCTCACGTGTGCAAATTGTTGCAAAACAACAGGTCCTCGTTTTACTTCAACTGATATTCAGCGACTGGCCAAATTATTTAAACTGAAAACAGCGCAATTTATTGATGCGTATTTACGGTTGGATGAAGATGGTGATTACGTGCTGCAAAAACTGCCTTGCGCTTTTCTTTTAGATGACAATAAGTGTTTTATTTATGATCAGCGACCCCTTGCCTGCAAAGAGTATCCACACACAAACCGGGTGAATATGAAACAAATTCTCAAATTAACCGTTAAAAACACCGAGATATGTCCGGCAGTGGAAGAAATTGTGAGTCAAATTATTGTTAAGAAATGA
- the bshA gene encoding N-acetyl-alpha-D-glucosaminyl L-malate synthase BshA, with product MKIGIVLYPTFGGSGVVATELGKALAGKGHEIHFISYNHPVRLDHFHPNIRYHEVRPFNYPLFDYQPYELALTSKLVDVSRYEGLDLLHVHYAIPHASSAYFAQQILKTHGLYIPFITTLHGTDITLVGRHPAFEPVITFSINNSDAVTVVSQNLKDDTLKHFAVDRKIEVIPNFVSHTNYCHDPKESDKARKKELAPNGEKIISHISNFRKVKRLQDVVNVFHLISKKIPAKLILAGDGPERFAAEQQCKELGICKDVQFVGNVQTAEEILCISDLFLLPSETESFGLAALEAQASGVPVISSNSGGLPEVNEHGYSGYLSKVGDVKDMAKNALAILSDAETHKKFREQAYENSKKFTLESVLPKYETLYEEVLKHKKEVLV from the coding sequence ATGAAAATCGGCATTGTATTATACCCCACGTTTGGCGGAAGCGGAGTTGTAGCAACAGAACTTGGAAAAGCCCTCGCAGGCAAAGGACATGAAATCCATTTTATTTCATACAACCACCCGGTGAGGCTTGATCACTTTCATCCAAATATCCGGTATCATGAAGTGCGCCCTTTTAATTATCCTTTATTTGATTATCAACCATACGAGCTTGCACTAACCAGTAAGCTGGTAGATGTCTCGCGCTATGAAGGGCTTGATTTATTGCATGTGCATTACGCAATTCCACATGCTTCTTCGGCTTATTTCGCCCAACAAATTTTAAAAACACACGGCTTATATATTCCGTTCATCACAACCTTGCACGGAACAGACATCACATTGGTTGGGCGGCATCCGGCTTTTGAACCGGTGATTACTTTTAGCATCAACAATTCAGATGCAGTAACCGTTGTTTCTCAGAATTTGAAAGACGATACCTTAAAACATTTTGCTGTTGACCGTAAAATAGAGGTGATTCCAAATTTTGTTTCGCACACCAATTATTGTCATGATCCAAAAGAGTCTGACAAGGCCAGAAAAAAAGAATTGGCTCCAAACGGAGAAAAAATAATTTCTCACATCTCTAATTTCAGAAAAGTAAAACGTCTGCAAGATGTGGTGAATGTTTTTCATTTGATCAGTAAAAAAATTCCGGCTAAATTAATTCTCGCCGGCGATGGCCCTGAGCGGTTTGCGGCAGAACAACAGTGTAAAGAATTAGGGATTTGTAAAGATGTTCAGTTTGTAGGCAATGTGCAGACAGCAGAAGAGATATTGTGTATTTCAGATTTATTTCTCCTTCCTTCTGAAACTGAAAGTTTTGGTTTAGCCGCGCTTGAAGCACAGGCATCCGGAGTTCCGGTGATTTCATCTAATTCAGGTGGATTACCTGAAGTGAATGAGCACGGCTATTCAGGCTATCTTAGCAAAGTGGGTGATGTAAAAGACATGGCAAAAAATGCTCTGGCTATACTTTCTGATGCTGAAACACATAAAAAATTCAGAGAACAGGCGTATGAAAATTCCAAAAAATTTACGCTTGAATCAGTTTTACCAAAATACGAGACTTTGTACGAAGAGGTGCTGAAACACAAAAAAGAAGTGCTTGTTTAA
- a CDS encoding ATP-dependent Clp protease adaptor ClpS, giving the protein MTQEQAETLVLTEEETITQLTETRDLMIYNDDFNTFDHVIESLIKVCRHDPIQAEQCTMIIHYNGKCSVKKGTYEILNPMRQALNERGIDAKIV; this is encoded by the coding sequence ATGACTCAAGAACAAGCTGAAACTCTGGTTCTCACTGAAGAAGAGACCATCACGCAACTCACTGAAACCAGGGATCTGATGATTTATAATGATGATTTCAACACGTTTGATCATGTGATTGAATCACTGATTAAAGTATGCAGACATGACCCTATTCAAGCTGAACAGTGCACCATGATCATTCATTATAACGGAAAATGTTCAGTCAAAAAAGGAACCTACGAAATTCTGAACCCCATGAGACAAGCATTAAATGAAAGGGGAATTGATGCAAAAATTGTTTGA
- the prmA gene encoding 50S ribosomal protein L11 methyltransferase — protein MIYLETEFELKDPAHWNDIFIAELAELGFESFVETKTGFSGYIPKPDYKPDMLDSFKNHEAIIQIHIKEIPEQNWNAEWEKNFDPVFVENKLAIIAPFHEVPKGFEQTIIITPKMSFGTGHHQTTWLMSRELFNLNLNEKQVLDMGTGTGVLAILAEKLGAAQVYAPDIDTWSYENALENCAENGCKHVEVALGDHHLIEGKFFHFILANINKNVLLSHFSVYSAVIEKNGQLLISGFFETDCDELIQQASKHHFSFAKKEVKDEWAMLVFNKIG, from the coding sequence GTGATCTACCTAGAAACAGAATTTGAACTCAAGGATCCGGCACACTGGAATGATATTTTCATTGCTGAACTTGCCGAATTGGGATTTGAAAGTTTTGTTGAAACGAAAACAGGTTTTTCAGGTTATATACCCAAACCCGATTATAAACCTGATATGCTTGACTCATTCAAAAATCACGAAGCCATTATTCAAATTCACATTAAAGAGATTCCTGAACAAAACTGGAATGCTGAATGGGAAAAAAATTTTGATCCGGTATTTGTAGAAAATAAGTTAGCCATTATTGCTCCTTTTCATGAAGTACCCAAAGGCTTTGAGCAAACCATTATCATTACACCAAAAATGTCATTTGGCACCGGACATCACCAGACAACCTGGCTTATGTCACGTGAATTATTCAATCTGAATTTGAACGAAAAACAGGTGTTAGATATGGGTACCGGCACCGGAGTATTGGCGATACTAGCTGAAAAACTTGGAGCCGCACAAGTGTATGCTCCTGATATTGATACTTGGTCGTATGAGAATGCACTTGAAAATTGCGCTGAAAACGGCTGTAAACATGTAGAAGTTGCCCTGGGTGATCATCACCTGATTGAAGGAAAATTTTTTCACTTTATCCTGGCTAATATCAACAAAAATGTATTGTTAAGCCATTTTTCAGTATATTCAGCAGTGATTGAAAAAAACGGACAACTATTAATCAGTGGATTTTTTGAAACAGATTGTGATGAACTGATACAACAAGCATCCAAACATCACTTTTCATTTGCAAAGAAAGAAGTGAAAGATGAATGGGCCATGTTAGTTTTTAATAAAATCGGATGA
- a CDS encoding triose-phosphate isomerase yields MRKKICAGNWKMNLSYPSAKQLLATLIDKKSQINSQTEFIICPPMAYLAVFSEHLKNHPEIKLGAQNCFHQDSGAFTGEVSAAQLRSMNINYCIVGHSERRDHFNENYDLLLKKVRALLKHEVTPIFCCGEQLEVRNSNVHKEFIMKQIEDSLFQLKPEEISQVIIAYEPIWAIGTGKTATAQQAQEIHGLIRARIAKQFGEQVAAAISIIYGGSCKADNARELFSQTDIDGGLVGGASLEADEFLQIDNSFQ; encoded by the coding sequence ATGAGAAAAAAAATATGTGCCGGTAACTGGAAAATGAATCTGAGTTACCCCTCTGCTAAACAATTATTGGCAACATTGATTGATAAGAAATCACAAATCAACTCACAAACTGAGTTTATCATTTGTCCGCCAATGGCATATCTGGCAGTGTTTTCAGAACATTTGAAAAATCATCCTGAAATTAAATTGGGTGCACAAAACTGTTTTCATCAAGATTCAGGTGCATTTACCGGAGAAGTTTCAGCAGCTCAGTTGCGCAGCATGAATATCAATTACTGCATTGTAGGACATTCAGAAAGAAGAGATCACTTCAATGAGAATTATGATTTATTGCTAAAAAAAGTAAGAGCACTTCTGAAACATGAAGTGACCCCTATTTTTTGTTGTGGTGAACAACTTGAAGTGCGCAACAGCAACGTGCATAAAGAATTTATCATGAAACAAATTGAGGACAGTTTGTTTCAATTAAAACCTGAAGAAATTTCACAAGTAATCATTGCGTATGAACCCATTTGGGCAATTGGTACAGGTAAAACTGCCACTGCACAACAAGCGCAAGAAATACATGGATTAATTAGAGCACGCATTGCAAAACAATTTGGTGAACAGGTTGCAGCCGCTATTTCAATTATCTATGGAGGAAGCTGCAAAGCGGATAATGCCCGCGAATTATTTTCACAAACAGATATTGACGGCGGCCTTGTTGGTGGAGCATCATTAGAAGCGGATGAATTTTTGCAAATAGATAACTCTTTCCAGTGA